The Caviibacter abscessus genome window below encodes:
- a CDS encoding SpoIID/LytB domain-containing protein translates to MKKLIFLLVFVISCTSINTNKSKIDLNNEQVIRVKDSKTNEITKITLEKYLYSVVTFEMGKSFPIEALKAQAIAARTYALKNILRNVNKDFDVYNDTYSQVYRKIDNVDKKIEDAVNDTRGIIIVYNNKPIDALYHSSSGVKTKSAKQVYGNEVEYLQSVEDYTTDRFWEYSIKLSDLSKILNIQVSEIKAKFEDEISVEEVIINNETPIKVAKFRRLLGNSKLKSANFNMHVENGSVYFQGVGYGHGVGMSQHGAKYLAKFYNYTYDKILKHYYTGVELKKIY, encoded by the coding sequence ATGAAAAAATTAATATTTTTATTGGTATTTGTAATTAGTTGTACTTCAATAAATACAAATAAATCAAAAATTGATTTAAATAATGAACAAGTTATAAGAGTAAAAGACAGTAAAACAAATGAAATAACAAAAATTACGCTTGAAAAGTATCTTTATTCAGTTGTAACTTTTGAAATGGGGAAAAGTTTTCCTATTGAAGCCTTAAAAGCACAAGCTATAGCTGCAAGAACTTATGCACTGAAAAATATCTTAAGAAATGTAAATAAAGATTTTGATGTGTATAACGATACTTATTCACAAGTTTATAGAAAAATAGATAATGTAGATAAAAAAATAGAAGATGCGGTAAATGATACGAGAGGTATAATTATTGTATATAATAATAAACCTATTGATGCACTATATCATTCAAGCAGTGGAGTAAAAACTAAATCTGCAAAACAAGTTTATGGAAATGAAGTTGAATATTTACAATCTGTTGAGGATTATACTACAGATAGATTTTGGGAGTACTCGATAAAATTATCGGACTTATCTAAGATTTTAAATATACAAGTATCAGAAATTAAAGCTAAATTTGAAGATGAAATTAGTGTAGAAGAAGTAATAATAAATAATGAAACTCCAATAAAAGTTGCAAAATTTAGACGTTTACTAGGAAATTCAAAGTTAAAAAGTGCAAACTTTAATATGCATGTTGAAAATGGTAGTGTGTATTTTCAAGGAGTAGGATATGGACATGGGGTAGGAATGTCACAACATGGTGCTAAATATTTAGCTAAGTTTTATAACTATACTTACGATAAAATACTTAAGCACTATTACACTGGAGTTGAATTAAAAAAAATATATTAG
- a CDS encoding cytochrome c biogenesis CcdA family protein produces the protein MSENIYLWSAYIGGIITFLSPCIFPILPVYLSILGKDGKKILNTFLFILGLSITFILLGFSFGFIGQFLVNPTVKKVSAIIVILLGLHQADILNFSKLKETKTVEVKKQFKSSAVESFVLGLTFSLGWTPCVGPILATILSLTVDSASQGFGAILMAFFVLGFATPFLIFTVFYKYINNKLGFIKNNLETIKKISGYLIIILGILLFFDKFEAIVTYFNGISLGGIK, from the coding sequence ATGAGTGAAAATATTTATTTATGGTCGGCATATATAGGAGGGATTATTACTTTCTTATCACCTTGTATATTTCCAATATTACCGGTTTATTTATCAATATTAGGAAAAGATGGTAAGAAAATATTAAATACATTCTTATTTATATTGGGATTATCAATAACATTTATACTTTTAGGATTTAGTTTTGGGTTTATAGGACAATTTTTGGTAAATCCTACTGTAAAAAAAGTATCAGCAATAATTGTAATATTACTTGGATTACATCAAGCTGATATACTAAATTTTAGCAAACTTAAAGAAACAAAAACGGTAGAAGTAAAAAAACAATTTAAAAGTAGTGCTGTAGAGTCATTTGTTTTAGGGTTAACTTTTAGCTTAGGTTGGACGCCTTGTGTAGGACCAATACTTGCAACAATATTATCATTAACAGTTGATTCAGCTTCACAAGGATTTGGAGCAATATTAATGGCATTCTTTGTTCTTGGATTTGCAACACCATTTTTAATCTTTACAGTATTTTATAAATATATAAACAATAAATTAGGATTTATTAAGAATAATTTAGAAACTATAAAGAAAATAAGTGGATATTTAATTATAATTTTAGGTATTTTGTTATTCTTTGATAAATTTGAAGCAATAGTGACATACTTTAATGGAATAAGTTTAGGAGGAATAAAATGA
- the uvrA gene encoding excinuclease ABC subunit UvrA — MDFIRIKGAREHNLKNINLDIPKGKMVVITGVSGSGKSSIAFDTIYSEGQRRYVESLSAYARQFISQMKKPELDSIEGLSPAISIEQKSVSKNPRSTVGTMTEIYDYMRLLWGHIGIAHCPLCNKIVSKKSIQEIIEEVYAKCNEKDKLIILSPVVKDKKGTFKNLFISLQKQGFQRVAVDGTVFDLDDEIEIDKNKRHNIYVIVDRIIIRKDEEQEILTRITESIEQGIKLSQGSIEVELNKTRLKYNENFVCENHEDIAFPEIVPRLFSFNAPYGACEKCNGLGSALVIDENKIVIDKNLPLNNGGVFVCGGSSKTSWTYKMFTDFLKAHDIDENLSFSQLSENQKQILFYGTDKKFRFTINTKEYNYDGYKTFDGIISLANRRYKESFSESIKEELENKYMIEKTCSECHGDRLKDVVLNIKINEKSIIDVTKLSISDALIFFENLELTDKEKKIAQEILKEIRERLSFMVNVGLDYLSLSRNTRTLSGGESQRIRLATQIGSKLTGVIYVLDEPSIGLHQRDNEKLLSTLKDLKNIGNTLIIVEHDEDTMRECDYLIDIGPGAGICGGNIVAQGSPNEVMKNENSITGKYLSGKLNIEIPKKRRKATKFLKLKSCTGNNLKNVDVDIPLGVFTVATGVSGSGKSTLINQTLYPILSNELNGSKLYPLPYKSISGIENAKKVINIDQSPIGRTPRSNTATYTKIFDDIRDLFSKTNDAKIRGYDKGRFSFNVKGGRCEACSGAGIVKIEMNFLPDVYVECEICKGRRYNNETLEVKYKGKNIDEVLNMTVREAYEFFTNIPSLNRKLSTLIDVGMDYISLGQSATTLSGGEAQRIKLSSELSKTSNGDTIYILDEPTTGLHFEDIRKLLIVLNRLVENNNSVIVIEHNLDVIKSADYIIDIGPEGGQNGGQVIAHGEPEKICKNKKSYTGKFLSKILRRKDK, encoded by the coding sequence ATGGATTTTATTAGAATAAAAGGAGCTAGAGAACACAATTTAAAAAATATTAACTTAGATATTCCTAAAGGTAAAATGGTTGTTATAACAGGTGTATCGGGTAGTGGAAAATCTTCAATAGCTTTTGATACAATTTATTCAGAAGGACAAAGAAGATATGTTGAAAGCTTATCAGCATATGCAAGACAATTTATTTCACAAATGAAAAAACCTGAATTAGATAGTATTGAAGGTTTATCACCAGCAATATCAATAGAACAAAAAAGTGTTTCAAAAAATCCAAGATCAACTGTTGGAACAATGACAGAAATATATGATTATATGAGATTATTGTGGGGTCATATAGGTATAGCACATTGTCCTTTATGTAATAAAATAGTTAGTAAAAAATCAATACAAGAAATTATAGAAGAAGTATATGCAAAATGTAATGAAAAAGATAAATTAATCATATTATCACCTGTAGTAAAAGATAAAAAAGGAACTTTTAAAAATCTGTTTATTTCATTACAAAAACAAGGATTTCAAAGAGTAGCTGTAGATGGTACTGTATTTGATCTTGATGATGAAATAGAAATTGATAAAAATAAACGACATAATATTTATGTTATTGTTGATAGAATAATAATTAGAAAAGATGAAGAACAGGAAATATTAACAAGAATCACAGAAAGTATAGAACAAGGTATAAAGCTTTCACAAGGTAGCATTGAAGTTGAACTTAATAAAACTAGATTAAAATATAATGAGAATTTTGTATGTGAAAATCATGAAGATATAGCTTTTCCTGAAATTGTACCAAGATTATTTTCATTTAATGCACCTTATGGTGCTTGTGAGAAATGTAATGGACTTGGCTCAGCATTAGTAATTGATGAAAATAAGATAGTAATTGATAAAAATTTACCGTTAAATAATGGAGGAGTTTTTGTTTGCGGAGGAAGCTCAAAAACTTCATGGACTTATAAAATGTTTACGGATTTTTTAAAAGCTCATGATATTGATGAGAATTTAAGCTTTTCACAACTTTCTGAAAATCAAAAGCAAATTTTGTTTTATGGAACTGACAAAAAATTTAGATTTACTATAAACACTAAAGAATATAATTATGATGGATATAAAACATTTGATGGTATTATATCTCTTGCAAATAGAAGATACAAAGAGTCATTTAGCGAAAGTATAAAAGAAGAGCTTGAAAACAAGTATATGATTGAAAAAACTTGTAGTGAGTGTCATGGTGATAGATTAAAAGATGTAGTTTTAAATATTAAAATAAATGAAAAGTCTATTATTGATGTGACTAAATTAAGTATATCTGATGCTCTTATATTTTTTGAAAATTTGGAACTTACAGATAAGGAAAAGAAAATAGCTCAAGAAATATTAAAAGAAATAAGAGAAAGACTTAGTTTTATGGTTAATGTAGGTCTTGACTATTTAAGTTTATCAAGAAATACTAGAACTTTATCAGGAGGAGAAAGTCAAAGAATAAGACTTGCAACTCAAATAGGAAGTAAACTTACAGGTGTTATTTATGTTTTAGATGAACCAAGTATAGGACTTCACCAAAGAGATAATGAAAAATTATTATCAACTTTAAAAGATTTAAAAAATATAGGAAACACTCTAATAATAGTAGAGCATGATGAAGATACTATGAGAGAGTGTGATTATTTAATTGATATAGGTCCTGGTGCTGGGATTTGCGGAGGAAATATAGTCGCACAAGGTAGTCCTAATGAAGTTATGAAAAATGAAAATTCAATAACTGGAAAATATTTAAGTGGTAAACTTAACATAGAAATACCAAAGAAAAGAAGAAAAGCAACAAAGTTTTTAAAATTAAAATCATGTACGGGTAATAATTTAAAAAACGTTGATGTTGATATACCACTTGGAGTATTTACTGTTGCTACAGGAGTATCTGGAAGTGGAAAGAGTACTCTTATAAATCAAACTTTATATCCAATATTAAGCAATGAACTAAACGGTTCAAAACTATATCCGCTACCATATAAAAGCATAAGTGGTATTGAAAACGCAAAAAAAGTTATTAATATTGATCAAAGTCCAATAGGAAGAACACCTAGGTCAAATACTGCGACATATACAAAGATTTTTGATGATATAAGAGATTTATTTTCAAAAACAAACGACGCAAAAATACGTGGATATGATAAAGGAAGGTTTTCTTTTAATGTAAAAGGTGGAAGATGTGAAGCTTGTTCGGGGGCAGGTATAGTTAAAATTGAAATGAATTTTTTACCTGACGTATATGTAGAATGTGAAATATGTAAGGGTAGAAGATACAATAATGAAACTTTAGAAGTAAAATATAAAGGAAAAAATATTGACGAAGTTTTAAATATGACAGTAAGAGAAGCGTATGAATTTTTTACAAATATTCCATCACTTAATAGAAAATTAAGTACTTTAATAGATGTTGGTATGGATTATATTTCACTTGGTCAAAGTGCAACTACTTTATCAGGGGGAGAAGCACAGAGAATAAAACTATCAAGTGAACTTTCAAAAACAAGTAATGGAGATACAATATATATATTAGACGAGCCAACTACGGGACTACATTTTGAAGACATTAGAAAATTATTAATAGTTCTTAACAGATTAGTTGAGAATAATAATTCAGTAATTGTAATAGAACACAATTTAGATGTAATAAAATCAGCAGACTATATTATTGATATAGGTCCTGAGGGTGGACAAAATGGCGGACAAGTCATAGCACATGGAGAACCTGAAAAGATATGTAAAAATAAGAAATCTTATACAGGAAAATTTTTGAGCAAAATTTTAAGGAGGAAAGATAAATGA
- the tilS gene encoding tRNA lysidine(34) synthetase TilS codes for MKKILIAFSGGPDSVYLYYHLKKMGHILYICYVNHNLREDVNNDIEFVTKFCNDEKVPFVIKSINISNFSENIAREKRYIELEKARVQFGCDYIATGHNMNDNVETILFRLARGTGIEGLKGIPKKRGNIIRPIIDIQKEYILEYLDKNNIKYLRDYTNEQNIYSRNIIRNKIIPILKEINSNAINNIANLIKLVNEDDEKNRYIITELKRNNININKNKVDEIKSTLLKSGTSIRLNEKYIWYNGYNFKGIKELKNSDFSYFFYNTINLNENFNIYEYNISFANGVTIKNKLEKKEYKIYNVENVSKLIIRNRTNGDKINSKKIKDILISKKIERYDRDKIPVITDENNNILLLADIKSSDFVKEIKNINELEDNKLYVSIERKGHKC; via the coding sequence ATGAAAAAAATATTAATTGCATTTTCTGGTGGACCCGACTCTGTTTATCTATATTATCATTTAAAGAAAATGGGGCATATTTTATATATTTGTTATGTTAATCATAATTTAAGGGAAGATGTGAACAATGATATAGAATTTGTAACCAAATTTTGTAATGATGAAAAAGTTCCATTTGTTATTAAAAGTATAAATATATCAAATTTTAGTGAAAATATAGCAAGAGAAAAACGATATATTGAACTTGAAAAAGCAAGGGTCCAATTTGGCTGCGATTATATTGCTACAGGTCATAATATGAATGATAATGTTGAAACAATATTATTTAGACTGGCTAGAGGAACAGGAATAGAAGGTCTTAAAGGAATACCTAAAAAACGAGGAAATATAATTAGACCTATAATTGATATTCAAAAAGAATATATATTAGAATATCTTGATAAAAATAATATAAAGTATTTAAGAGATTATACAAATGAGCAGAATATATATTCAAGAAATATTATAAGAAATAAAATTATACCTATTTTAAAAGAGATAAATTCAAATGCTATAAATAATATTGCAAATTTAATAAAGCTTGTAAATGAAGATGATGAAAAAAATAGATATATTATTACTGAATTAAAAAGAAATAATATAAATATTAATAAGAATAAAGTTGATGAAATTAAGTCAACACTTTTAAAATCAGGAACAAGTATAAGATTAAACGAAAAGTATATTTGGTATAATGGATATAATTTTAAAGGAATAAAAGAATTAAAAAATAGTGATTTTTCTTATTTCTTTTATAATACTATAAATTTAAACGAAAATTTTAATATTTACGAGTATAATATTAGCTTTGCAAACGGAGTGACTATAAAAAATAAACTTGAAAAAAAAGAGTATAAAATATATAATGTAGAAAACGTTTCAAAACTAATAATAAGAAATAGAACAAATGGAGATAAGATAAATTCAAAGAAAATAAAAGATATTTTGATTTCAAAAAAAATTGAGCGTTATGATAGAGATAAAATACCTGTTATAACTGATGAAAATAATAATATTTTGCTCCTTGCAGATATTAAATCATCAGATTTTGTAAAAGAAATTAAAAATATTAATGAATTAGAAGATAATAAACTATATGTTTCTATTGAAAGAAAGGGGCATAAATGTTAG
- the mltG gene encoding endolytic transglycosylase MltG: MKKIFNVLFFIFAIFILSSMYMYYDIFYKSYKTDNKELVVEKKYNFRKIYSMLNINYSLADKVFFKLTQNDKKIKSGKYILKPKITKYEIISMIISSKRDEISLTIPEGFTSNQVLARIEALGLATKEEMLSEMKEYTFYYPHSDNFEGYLYPETYFFNQDSRPKEILDKILETFLQKFPPADYPNKNEFYNNLILASIVERETEKEEDKPIIAGIFKNRLKINMPLQSDATLRYELERRAYKKDLLSSKSKYNSYKHKGLTPTPISNPSYDTIIKTMNHTDTSYLYFFMYNNKTYYSKTHTEHLRQRKESGHLK; this comes from the coding sequence ATGAAGAAAATATTTAATGTTTTGTTTTTTATATTCGCAATTTTCATACTGTCATCTATGTATATGTATTACGATATATTTTATAAATCATACAAGACGGATAATAAAGAGTTAGTAGTAGAAAAAAAATACAACTTTAGAAAAATATATAGTATGCTTAATATTAATTATTCATTAGCAGACAAAGTATTTTTTAAATTAACGCAAAATGATAAGAAAATAAAAAGTGGTAAATATATTTTAAAACCTAAAATTACTAAATATGAAATAATTTCTATGATTATTTCTTCAAAAAGAGATGAAATATCTTTAACAATACCTGAAGGATTTACTTCAAATCAAGTGTTGGCAAGAATAGAAGCCTTAGGTTTAGCAACAAAAGAAGAAATGTTGTCTGAAATGAAAGAATATACTTTCTATTATCCTCATTCTGATAACTTTGAAGGATATCTTTATCCGGAAACATATTTTTTCAACCAAGATAGTAGACCTAAAGAAATACTTGATAAAATACTTGAAACTTTTTTACAAAAATTTCCGCCGGCAGATTATCCTAATAAAAATGAATTTTATAATAACTTAATTTTAGCATCTATAGTTGAAAGAGAAACAGAAAAAGAAGAAGATAAACCTATAATTGCAGGTATATTTAAAAATAGACTTAAAATTAATATGCCTTTACAATCAGATGCCACATTAAGATATGAACTTGAAAGAAGAGCATATAAAAAGGATTTATTATCTTCAAAGTCTAAGTATAATTCATATAAACATAAAGGGCTTACACCTACACCTATAAGCAATCCAAGTTATGATACAATTATAAAAACTATGAATCATACAGACACTTCATATTTATATTTTTTTATGTATAATAATAAGACTTATTATTCAAAAACACACACAGAACATTTAAGACAAAGAAAAGAAAGCGGACATTTAAAATAA
- a CDS encoding redoxin family protein yields the protein MKKLAAAVMSLASIFSVAAGIDVNLKDINGKEVKLSQFRGKPTYIKMWASWCPICLATLPHTQQLVREKNKDFNVITVVSPGHINEQTTKEFLKWWKSLSQYGDIPVYLDESGELIRKAGVRAYPTNVFLNKNGEIKFSAPGPISSEIIKKHIKERAK from the coding sequence ATGAAAAAATTAGCAGCAGCAGTAATGTCTTTAGCATCTATATTTTCAGTAGCAGCAGGAATTGATGTAAATTTAAAAGATATTAATGGAAAAGAGGTAAAATTAAGTCAATTTAGAGGAAAACCAACATATATAAAAATGTGGGCATCTTGGTGTCCTATATGTCTTGCGACTTTACCGCATACACAACAATTAGTAAGAGAAAAAAATAAAGATTTTAATGTAATAACAGTAGTTTCACCAGGACATATAAATGAACAAACAACAAAAGAGTTTTTAAAATGGTGGAAAAGTTTATCACAATATGGTGATATACCTGTCTATCTTGATGAAAGTGGAGAATTAATAAGAAAAGCAGGAGTTAGAGCATATCCTACAAATGTTTTCCTTAATAAAAATGGGGAAATTAAATTTTCAGCTCCAGGACCTATCTCAAGTGAGATTATAAAAAAACACATCAAGGAAAGAGCAAAATAA
- the ytvI gene encoding sporulation integral membrane protein YtvI yields MKGFDIKRLTPLIYVISVLILLLITFKLLVFLLPFVIATAIVSVTNPIAGYLSSILKIKNAIAKVITLTLFYMIIFLIVFIVLFNITVEVVRFGNELAQNSQSLIQAINDLSKEINSYISFLPKYTIDYVNSTIVKLVNYISNYALIILNSSISLVKKLPTLTVYTIITVLSSFVISSDKKEIVDFFEKQMPVTWIEMFFKIKENVLTMIFMYLKTQLVLITLCFFELIIGLNIINLYTNKISYVLIIAIAIALIDALPILGTGTVLGPWALISILQKEYILGVSLLVLYAIITLVRQYSEPKLLSKNAGIHPLLTLVAMYSGYRIFGVLGFLYGPIIMTIIRIVFTKEIEYGFFKYLINEKRKEINEENI; encoded by the coding sequence ATGAAAGGGTTTGACATTAAAAGATTAACGCCGCTTATTTATGTGATATCGGTATTAATATTACTTTTAATTACATTCAAACTATTGGTGTTTTTACTACCTTTTGTAATAGCAACAGCTATTGTAAGTGTTACAAACCCAATTGCAGGATATCTTAGTTCAATACTGAAAATAAAAAACGCAATTGCTAAAGTTATAACTTTAACTTTATTTTATATGATAATCTTTTTAATAGTTTTTATTGTATTATTTAATATAACGGTAGAAGTTGTTAGATTTGGAAATGAATTAGCACAAAATTCTCAATCACTTATACAAGCAATTAATGATTTATCAAAAGAAATTAATTCATATATATCATTTTTACCAAAGTACACAATTGATTATGTAAATAGTACTATAGTTAAATTGGTTAATTATATTTCAAATTACGCTTTGATAATACTAAATTCAAGTATAAGTTTAGTAAAAAAGTTACCGACTTTAACTGTATATACAATAATAACAGTATTATCATCTTTTGTAATTTCAAGTGATAAAAAAGAAATAGTAGATTTTTTTGAAAAGCAAATGCCTGTTACTTGGATTGAAATGTTTTTCAAAATAAAAGAAAATGTTTTAACTATGATATTTATGTATCTTAAAACACAATTAGTATTAATAACATTATGTTTTTTTGAATTAATTATAGGACTTAATATAATAAATTTATATACAAATAAAATAAGCTATGTACTTATAATAGCCATTGCAATAGCATTAATTGATGCTTTACCTATACTTGGAACTGGAACTGTTTTAGGTCCTTGGGCTCTTATATCTATTTTACAAAAAGAATATATTTTAGGTGTAAGCTTACTTGTATTATATGCAATTATTACTTTGGTTAGACAATATAGCGAGCCTAAATTATTAAGCAAAAATGCAGGAATACACCCACTTTTAACATTAGTTGCAATGTATAGTGGATATAGAATATTTGGAGTTCTTGGATTTTTATATGGACCTATAATTATGACTATAATTAGAATTGTATTTACAAAAGAAATAGAGTATGGATTTTTTAAGTATTTAATTAATGAAAAAAGGAAGGAAATAAATGAAGAAAATATTTAA
- the ftsH gene encoding ATP-dependent zinc metalloprotease FtsH yields the protein MLENNEDDKKEQEETQQEEKQQEKEDKKDEIDDDELFKKRIEEIRNQNSKMPFNKMGSPIFFVIIIALIFMVYYFSKRDMVGKINQEVTYTAFISKLKTGDIAEVYEKDENIYGEAKKDNKVYYTKKITNRIGEDKYLIETINSNQDIKLSSQSTALKQSFFNLIFSLAPLLILLGMFIFLSRRMIGGGGAGGVNPFTFGKTKSKIKEKPIVTFDDVAGVDEAKEELREVVEFLKDASKFLKAGARVPKGVLLLGEPGTGKTLLAKAVAGESGASFFNISGSEFVEMYVGVGASRVRDLFEEAKKEKPAIIFIDEIDAIGRKRSVGRSGGNDEREQTLNQLLVEMDGFETDSQIIVIAATNRDDILDSALLRSGRFDRRISVAAPDLKGRIDILKIHARNKKLADDVRLEDIAKITPGFVGADLENILNEAAILAARDQRDVLKMADLDEAVDKLGLGLGQKSKIITAEDKKMLAYHEGGHALVASLIPDTDKVHKVTIIPRGNAGGYTMTLPEETLNKRSKMILADIMVAFGGRVGEYLGMSDIGTGAYSDIQKATYYAKLFVQSYGLDTELGPINLEQSRQEEYAFVSSNSDETMREIDRRVRELLKDLYDKTVKLLSEHKKELDEVASLLLERETVTGAEIRAIVAGHTHQEVLNMSDEEIAKYY from the coding sequence ATGTTAGAAAATAACGAAGATGATAAAAAAGAACAAGAAGAGACACAACAAGAGGAAAAACAACAAGAAAAAGAAGATAAAAAAGATGAAATAGATGATGATGAATTATTTAAAAAAAGAATAGAAGAAATACGAAATCAAAATTCAAAAATGCCATTTAATAAAATGGGCAGTCCTATATTTTTTGTTATCATAATTGCATTAATTTTCATGGTTTACTATTTTTCAAAACGTGATATGGTAGGTAAAATTAATCAAGAAGTAACATATACTGCATTTATATCAAAGCTTAAAACCGGAGATATAGCTGAAGTATATGAAAAAGACGAAAATATATATGGAGAAGCTAAAAAAGACAACAAGGTTTATTATACAAAAAAAATTACTAATAGAATTGGTGAAGATAAATATTTAATTGAAACAATAAATAGTAATCAGGATATAAAATTATCATCACAAAGTACAGCATTAAAACAATCATTTTTTAACCTTATATTTAGTTTAGCACCATTACTTATCTTACTTGGTATGTTTATATTCTTATCAAGAAGAATGATAGGTGGTGGAGGAGCAGGAGGAGTTAATCCATTTACTTTTGGTAAAACAAAAAGTAAGATTAAAGAAAAACCGATTGTTACTTTTGATGATGTTGCTGGAGTTGATGAAGCTAAAGAAGAGTTAAGAGAAGTTGTAGAATTTTTAAAAGATGCAAGTAAATTCTTAAAAGCTGGAGCTAGAGTTCCAAAGGGTGTACTTTTATTAGGAGAACCGGGAACAGGTAAAACACTACTTGCAAAAGCTGTTGCAGGAGAGTCAGGAGCATCATTTTTCAATATTTCAGGTTCTGAATTTGTTGAAATGTATGTAGGGGTTGGGGCTTCAAGAGTAAGAGACTTATTTGAAGAAGCAAAAAAAGAAAAACCGGCTATAATATTTATTGATGAAATTGATGCTATAGGTAGAAAAAGAAGTGTTGGTCGTTCAGGCGGTAATGATGAAAGAGAACAAACCTTAAATCAATTGCTTGTTGAAATGGATGGATTTGAAACAGATTCACAAATAATAGTAATAGCAGCAACTAATAGAGATGATATATTAGATTCTGCACTTTTAAGATCAGGAAGATTTGATAGAAGAATTTCAGTTGCAGCACCTGATTTAAAAGGAAGAATTGACATATTAAAAATACATGCAAGAAATAAAAAATTAGCAGATGATGTAAGATTAGAAGATATTGCAAAAATTACACCGGGATTTGTTGGAGCAGATTTAGAAAATATCTTAAATGAAGCGGCAATACTTGCTGCAAGAGATCAAAGAGATGTTTTAAAAATGGCAGATTTAGATGAAGCTGTTGATAAATTAGGACTTGGCTTAGGTCAAAAAAGTAAAATTATTACAGCTGAAGACAAAAAAATGTTAGCTTATCATGAAGGTGGGCATGCTTTAGTAGCAAGTTTAATACCTGATACTGATAAAGTACATAAAGTTACAATAATCCCAAGAGGTAATGCAGGTGGTTACACAATGACATTACCAGAAGAAACTTTAAATAAGAGAAGTAAGATGATACTTGCGGATATAATGGTAGCATTTGGTGGTAGAGTTGGAGAATATTTGGGAATGTCAGATATAGGAACTGGAGCATATTCAGATATTCAAAAAGCGACATATTATGCTAAATTATTCGTTCAAAGTTATGGCTTAGATACTGAATTAGGACCTATAAATCTTGAACAAAGTAGACAGGAAGAATATGCTTTTGTATCTTCAAACAGTGATGAAACAATGCGTGAAATTGATAGAAGAGTAAGAGAACTTTTAAAAGATTTATATGATAAAACTGTAAAATTATTAAGTGAACATAAAAAAGAATTAGATGAAGTAGCAAGTCTTTTATTAGAAAGAGAGACTGTAACAGGTGCAGAAATAAGAGCAATAGTTGCAGGTCATACTCATCAAGAAGTTTTAAATATGAGTGATGAAGAAATAGCAAAATATTATTAG